The DNA segment TTAAAATGTAacttgttttagtttttttaatatggtaaGAATGTTATGTTACTTTtactatattatttaatattataaacagATATTTTtggtaaataattttaaatcttCCTAAAACACCTTTTCTATATAAAATCttcttatttataaaataaatcagtacattaaaatatctttttttttaactataagGCTTACTTCACAAACCATTAAAATGGTTAacagaaaattaataaaaatatataatactaTTCTGTATTATACTATTAAGTGTTTTAAAACATCTAAAACtttaattgataatttattttttaaataacctttaattgataatttatttttgaatatgaaaattCTTAGATTCGAAAAAGTCTAGAATGTTCAGGAAATAAAAAGCCCAGAACTAGGGACAgtgaaataattttgttttggacGAGAATATCCCTGGGGACATTCTTGCTTTTTATTCTCTCCCCGCATCGTACGCCGCCGACACAGCTTCGAGTTTTGGCAAGTGCTAACATACGCCTCTGACACCAAAGCAACGCTCTCTGCTACCATGTCAGATCTGAAACCTTTTCTCTTCCATTCTTAATTAATTTTCTCTGCTTCTTGTTTTCGTCGTTTCATGATTAGGGTTCACACtctcaatttaaaataaacaataataaatgcATAACACATTGTGGACACGTGTTTCTCTGTGATCGCAGAGAGAAGGCGATGGTGAACGTCATGGAGTGGCAGAAGCAGCGTTGGCAACCCAACGGCAACGCCGAAATGATGTACGTCAAAGTCATGACCGACGAACAACTCGAGACTCTCCGCAAACAGATTGCGGTTTACGCAACAATCTGCGAACAACTCGTCGAGATGCACAAAACCATCTCTTCTCACCAAGATCTCGCAGGTTTCGATTCATCTTTCACCcttatttattaattacttaGTTCTTATCTGTTATCTATATATCACATACAATGATACAAAAATGTGTGTATTGATACAGAAATGTGTATGAAGTATGTTtgttttttacataaaaatatttttcttaattttttacttatttttataatcataataaaaaattatataataaatttgagtttttaaaaaattgatttttttttaaaattgtgttagactcGTATTAGAATTGGcggaaatccaacaaatactttttgaactAGACACTTTATCCTATCCTATGAGTGTCGTGTCTTGTTCAATACGTATGTCCGACACAACTTAAATGATTGTCAGAGCTTCTGTTACAATGTATGATACagtgttattttgttttcagtAACGGTTCAATTTAACTGTTATTAATTCAGCCATGTCCATCACCGTGTCATTTAATTCAATGCATAAAGTTTATCTCTCGATGTGCTACTGCCGAATTGTACAAGTATGAGCTAATTTAATGAAGGAatccaaaaacaaattttgatgaTCAGAACTTTTTATTGAATCGGAAGTGGCATATATTCTCAAGATggtagttttatttaatttctattcaaTGTCAGTGTATATACTCTTAACCAATTGGATTTTGTAATCATGGGTTGTATGAATTCAAGGATGAGCATTGTAATTGTCAGCAAACTTAAAATGtatgctttttttttaatgtgataaGAGTGTAAAATCCTTTACATTGATGGTATATGCTTTCTTTAGTGGTGATAATATTGTTGTTTCATTGGTGGTGTTTTCATTGTCAGGGATTAGACTGGGTAGTATGTACTGCGATCCTTTGTTGGGTTCTGGTGGGCACAAAATAGCTTCGAGACAGAGGTGGACTCCAACGGCTATGCAGCTTCAGATTTTGGAGCGGATATTTGATCAGGGAACTGGGACTCCCAGCAAGGAGAAGATCAAGGATATCACTGCTGAGCTCAGCCAGCATGGCCAGATTTCGGAGACTAATGTGTATAACTGGTTTCAGAACAGGAGGGCTCGTTCCAAAAGAAAGCAGCAGAATGTGGCATCTGGTGTTAATGCTGAATCAGAAGTAGAGACCGAGGTTGATTCCAAAGATAAGAAGACAAAGCCAGATGATTTTTGGTCCCAGCACAGTGTTTCTGCTGGGCCTTCTGATAGTTTAGGTTTCCAGAACCATGATGATCTGCAGTACTTGAATGAGAATCCAGAGTCCAACAAACCAGATTCTGTTTTCCCCTCTGATGGGAGTTTAAGATCCACCAGAAATTTCAACCATGTGCCTGTTTTTGATGGGCTGCTATCGAATCCCGGTATGCAACTTCATATCCTCTCTTCATGTGTGTGTCTTTATTTTAGTCAAAGATTGGTAAGATTGTTGTTTTTTAACGTTATAAGTTGGAAGTGAGTTTATTATATGTAGCAGAAAAACTACAAAGGCAAATAAAATGTTCTGTATCTTTTAGTATTAGGCCGGATCATGGTGATCCTGGAACTAGTGTAGCTGTATTTCCCACTAGTTATGGAAAAAACCACTCTAGGTGTTCAAGAGGTCTAGTTCTAGTTTTCTTGCAATCtcttttagggtttaggattagTCATCATATCTCAGTGCAGATTCTTGTGCCCTCATCATCCATTCGCACCACAGCCCCCCCTAACTGACACTGCCATCCACGCACGAATACCTTTTTAAGagaatatttttgttgttgaaaGTCTCAAATTCAGGATATTCCGCTGCGCGGATTTCTTGAGAAACGAAATCATAAGCACATAAGTTCACGGCCAAACCGACCACCCCAAGAGCACTCATTCATAAACCAGTTACTGGTACAAATAACATAAAGAAATGTAACCAATGAAAAGCAACCCCAAAGATTTGGGACCAAAAGCGATTAGCAGTAACCATTGAGTCTCTCTGTCTTCAATTATGATAATTCATAACCTAATCATGTGTATCAGGTGCTTCTTCCTTTAGGGATCCTCACATAAACTTTTGTGACTTTGGGCAGCTGGTTTAAATCAACTCTCCTCCCTTCAAAACTCATCTTGTCGTCCCTTCTACTTGATCAAGACCTCCACAATTTTCTGGCCATTCTGTCTTGATTTATGGATGCACTTGACTTCCCTTGGGCATCTGCATAAACACTTGAATGCAAGTTGTTTAAGTGTTCAAGCTATCTTCCCGTTGTTTCTGGCCTTTCTATAATAACAAATCAACAAGAGGAACCCCTAAGCCCCTTCACACCCACAAGTGCAAGCCAatctaacatattttttttacctttttataATCCTGTTGAATTCCTCTGTTAAGAGATGATATGCCCTAAGTATTCAGTTCTGGATAAAAGAACAATTCTTCCTGTCAATAGAGCTTGTTATCTCTCAACACCTGCACCACCCTTTTAAGATGTTCCTTGCAGAAATTGGTGTGAATATGATAATTACTTGTATAATGTACTTTCTTGGATTTGagattttctatatttataggACAAGGCTTAGATCAGTTCCATACATCTCCAATTAAATGACAAGGCAtgcatatttatttaaaactgtTCAGTACATCAAGTTATTTATTATTGGAAAAAATATTCACATGTCATCATTTAAATGGAGAACTTGATCTTACTTCTACCCTTGTCCAAAAATCCCTTTATATGTAATATACTTTGCATATTCGTGCATCTCCAGAAACCATTTTAATGAGTCTCAGTTTCTTGTATATGAATCTAACTAGACAGTGGAGTGTGGTGAAAATTACCTTCCTAGTTTTATTTAATACTGAAATTTAGCAAAGGGTTACTGTATCAAAGAATTTGCCAATCAAGACTGTTGTATTAATTTTTGCAGGAAACGGCTATCTTACTGGAAAAATGGAAGCCACTGAGAACTACGACTTGTATCAGCCATCAGACGACTTCGACATGGCAGGCTGACATTTATTGTAATTTCTGACGACTGTGATTAGCTGTAAAGAATTGCTGCTTGATTTTGGGCTTGTGTTGATGGGAAAAATTGAACCAATTGAAACATGAGAACTTATAGCTTATAGAATATAGATACAAGGACCTTTGAAAATGGTAGTGGACATTTTACTTGATAATGGAATATATTTGGGAGTTCATTTTGATACTGTGaagttgttgttttttttattaatggtGTACCATAAGCATCTTTACGTTTGATATTTGGCTGGAAGAGAAGTGGGAAGAATATATTATGTGTGGCTGTGGCTTTCTTTCTAAATTTAATGGAAACAGATAGTTTAAGATGAAATTGTGACTAAAAATGTTGATTTGGTTTTATTGTTCAAGTCCAATGTCCTGAAGACAAGCATGCGTGTTCAAGATCATGTAAAATTAAGTAGAgtaaattaattacatttacATTTCTTTTATCATCATTACAGTGAACTTTATGAAAGGAGTTTATATACATAAAAGGAGAAATaatgtgattttttaaaataaatatgtataaatttagAAAAGGTGAAGTGTTAGTGTATCTTTGAAAAAACTTCACCTATGTTAATTTAATTTACTCAATTATATATGCATTCTTGTGAGAAATGCAAAAGACCTATTACCCTAAATATGCTATCCATTGCGTGATACATGTTCGAATCCATGTCCTTAAGACAAGTGGGTGCCAACTTATTACAAACATGCTTTATAAAGAGCAGTGTCCCTGTTCATTTTCAGCACCATGCTGTTCAGAATTGTGGAATTAGAAATTTGAGGAGTAAATAATTGTTGAGGCTGAAGACTGATGAATCTGATCTACCATTTTTACTTTCTGTTACTGATACAGGAACCAAACACAGTCCTCTGCTCTTTAGGTCAACCTGCAATTTGTCTCAACATTCATGATGTGACACCTgcagttaagaaacaaaattatctGAGACAAAGAACAAAATATAACAAACCTTCTTCTTGTTTAACATATTCTTTATTCACCTGAGCATGAAGATCTTTAATCGTATTAATGTAAGAGAAGCTCAGCATCTGAAACAAAGTCTACAATCCCATAATAAAAAGGTAAAATTAGAGTAATTTCAAAATAAGTAGTTTACAATCCCAGAATAAAAAGGTAAATTAGAGTAATCTCAAAATAAGTTGTTATGCTCTCCTCGCAATGAAAATATATTAGATGGTCTTTATCTCTATTATGAGATCAATGGTCTCAATCAATATTTGTCacatttaattaaatagtaTCAATTGGTTGGAGTTACAAATCTAGTGGTGATTTTAAGATCACTTAATAATTTCTTTCATCATAATCTAGTTTCAGCCCAACAGAAGAATAGGAGGAAGGGGAACATATTCTTTTCCAAGTCctattgtaaaaataaaattttgctTGCATATTTATGTCTTTTTATTGTTTGGTCTTTTAAGTTTTAAACGTTTCATTTTAGtttcttaaaatgttttttatatcaatattaCTATAGTAATTTTATGAATTTAGTCACATGTGCCAATTTTAACACATGTTGACTTacctaaaattaaaacaattaacacaaaaatataacAGAATGTGTTGATTCGGTCTTAAGAGTGATATTTCAAGAAATCAAAATGAAACTTCAAAAATTTAAGATCaaactgaaaaagaaaaaaagaaaaaaaaatatagaaaatacacacacacacacaagatGTCATAGTATATTTTCTGGCAAGAGATAGGAGAATCAATTAAGTACCTGGATCTGTGCTTTGAAGAAGCTTGATATAAAGAGAAGCCTCATGAAGAACTGAGGCTGTGTCAGTCTGCAGATATCCAGAAAGTGAGGGTCATTTTCTCAAAGAAGGTGTTTATTTACTACTAAATGCAACACCTAGTGCCTAATTTAATTAGCAATACGAAAAGAAACTGACAACTATTATCATAGTTTATAATTCTAAATTCAACTCAGTAATGAAGCATCAGTCTTTCTCTTACAATCTTACTATTTGGTGAAATTAAGTTTCTCTGCACCCTTTTGAGAATAGCCTTAATAAACACAAAAAGTGAATAGCTTTGctaatttttcttacttcttgcTAAGGGGATTATCTCTGAATCTTGCTCTGCTTGATGCCATTTCGGTTCCCTTATTGTGATTCTGCTTTTGGGAttgcttttcaatttttttccaaaagGACATATTGTCAGTGTACTCAAATGGACGTTTCTTTCCACATACCTGAGAACCTACATTGACTTCAAATTAAGAGTTCCAAATACTtttccaaaattttgaaaaggaAACACTGGAAAtgtcttttttgttttgttttcactTTAATCTAGAAAATGTTTCAGATAAAAATTTGGAACAGATGTATTTCTTTGAAAATTACTGAGGTGAAGGTGCCCTTAAGTCTCAAAGCAAAATGTAAGGAAGTACCAACTCTTGTGCATATATTCAGCAGATAATTGCATTCAAAAGCTGTAATTGATCATCAAAATGTCTATGTTGTCTCTACTGATAACTAGGAAAAGAAACTGTCAATGATTCCGAATCAGTTGGTATTTGATCAAACTAGCAAGCACAAAATATGGTGAAATGCCAACCAACCTTGGCTTCTGGTTTGAGGTTGAGACATTCTTCTTACCAATAGTCGCGACATGAACACAAACCATCTTTAAAATGATGAAACCGGTTTGCATCCCTTACAATTATTTCCCTTTCAACAAGTTTTGATATAAGCTTTATTGCAGAGTGACAGTTCACACATGCTCGAAGATTCTTTGTTATTCTAAGTGTAGTTCCAGGAGCAGTACTAATAAGCCCATAAGCAACAGCGATCCTCTCACTATGAAAACTAAGATTCTCCTCCTTCTCTTCGTAATTCAGATCATGCAAAACAGATTCTGTATGTGGAACAAACCCAATCTCCTTCAACTTTCGGTCTAATATCTGAAGCTCGTTGAATATTTCATTAGCCATTGGGTGTGACTTGTCACCTACATGAAATGCTTGCAGCTTCCCATTTATTTCAATGACACTATAACCAAGGTCCTTATTCAGTCCCTTCTCCCTCATTAGAACTCGAATATGTGCAACACGATCCCACAAGCGGGAGGAAGCGTAGAGATTAGAGAGTTGTACATAATGCCCTGTATTATTTGGATCCAATGAGAATAGCTTCTTTGCAGCATATTCTCCCAATGTTACACAACGATGGATCTTGCATGCACTCAGAAGTGCTCCCCATACACTTACCCCAGGTTCAATGGGCATCTTCATTATAAATGCACAAGCCTGACCCAGATAACCTGCTCGTCCCAAGAGATCAACAACACAAGAATAATGCTCATTGCGAGGCTCAATTTCAAAGTCTTTCATGGAATGGAATAGCTCCCACCCCTCTTTTACCAGGCCAGAATGATTGCATGCAGTGAGAAGCCCAATAAAGGTAACATCATTTGGGAATACACTTGTTTGCTTCATTGCATAGTAAAGATCAATGGCTTCCCATCCTTGACCATGCAAGCCATATCCCATAATCATGGCACTCCACATAACAACATCCTTATCAGAATTACGATCAAATACCATGCGAGCAGATTCTACACTTCCACATTTTGCATACATATCAATGAGGGCGGTGTTAACAAAAATGCAACTTCCAAAGTTACTGTTGCTCACGTAGCCATCCATCCATTGTGCTAATTTGAGGGAACCAACATGTGCACTAGCTAAGACTGCAGACCTAATAGTGACAGAATCTGGTTTCACATTTCTTGAGATCATGTCACGAAACAGATGTACCGCTTCCTCAGCATGGCCATTCTTTGCATAGCCAGAGATCATTGCGTTCCACATAATCACATTTGGTGTCTTCATTTGATCAAAGAAAGATCTTGCAACCGTCACCATCCCACACTTAGCATATAAAGCTGCAAGTGAGATAAGCAAATCAGGCTCATCTTCAAGACCCATCTTGATGACACAACCATGAAGAGATCTCCCTTGCTCCAAATCATCGACATCGGTATAAGCCCTCAGAATGCTTACCAGAGCAATCCAATCTGGTTTCACATCAGCATTTCTCATTTGACTGAACATTCGCAATGCTTCCATGGATTCCCCGTTCTGTGCGTATCCAGAAATGATGGAAGTCCATGAAACAATCGTTCTATGGTATAACCCATCAAACACCACTTTTGCCACACTAATACGACCACATTTTGCATACAGTGCCACAAGGCCATTCTTCACAAACACATCCGACCCAAATCCATATCTGATTATCTGTCCATGAATTAGGCCACTCAAACCAAAATCTAATAACTCAGTACAAGCTTTAAGTACATAAGGAAAAGTGAATCCATCCGGATGCACTCCTGTCCATCTCATCCACCTATACATATCAATGGTGTCCCTGAACATATTGTTCCTCGAATAACTCCTAATGATAGCATTCCACATAAACACGTCAGGGAAGCAAAATCCATCAAACAGCTTGCGGGCATAACAAATTTGCGCAAGATTCGAGCTCCCATTAACCAGTTTTGTCATGAGAAACCCATTATGTTGCAGCCCAGAGACAACTAACTGGTTATGTATCTGATCAAGGTGTCTCTTGTGGGTAGAATTATCAATAAGAGACGCATAAAAAGAGTCTGAATTGACACTACGATCATGGTTAACAGAATGTTGAGGATGAAAAGCTGATGAAGAACAAGTATATTTGACACACTTGAGCACCAAGCATGTGGGTATTTTTGAAGTTGTAACCTTTCGGTATTTTGTAGTAAGGGGAGATAAGCTAAAGAATTTCCAAGCCATAGAAGTGCCATTATCTTTCAATGTTTGTTTGCAAATTCTAAACTCATATTAACAGATGCACTTCAATTAGACAATGAAGCCTCAATCCGAGTAAAAACCACAATCATAATTTAAAACTGCAATGAAGCCTCTCCAAAAACAACCCAGCACCAACCCTTTGGCTCTAGAAAGGAACACCCAAACCCCACAAAAAAGGGGGAAAACTGAAATCTGAAATCTGAAATAAACCCATTTTGTGGGGGCACGATGAGGTAATCGTAATCGTAATCGGCACGTGCCCTCGCAGGTGGTGCTGTCATTGGTGACCACACGGTAACAATAACACACTCACGCAAACTCACTCAAAAAGatcctctctctttctctttgtgAGAGAGTGTCGAAAAAACCAAAAGGGTACG comes from the Phaseolus vulgaris cultivar G19833 chromosome 8, P. vulgaris v2.0, whole genome shotgun sequence genome and includes:
- the LOC137824489 gene encoding pentatricopeptide repeat-containing protein At3g12770, with product MAWKFFSLSPLTTKYRKVTTSKIPTCLVLKCVKYTCSSSAFHPQHSVNHDRSVNSDSFYASLIDNSTHKRHLDQIHNQLVVSGLQHNGFLMTKLVNGSSNLAQICYARKLFDGFCFPDVFMWNAIIRSYSRNNMFRDTIDMYRWMRWTGVHPDGFTFPYVLKACTELLDFGLSGLIHGQIIRYGFGSDVFVKNGLVALYAKCGRISVAKVVFDGLYHRTIVSWTSIISGYAQNGESMEALRMFSQMRNADVKPDWIALVSILRAYTDVDDLEQGRSLHGCVIKMGLEDEPDLLISLAALYAKCGMVTVARSFFDQMKTPNVIMWNAMISGYAKNGHAEEAVHLFRDMISRNVKPDSVTIRSAVLASAHVGSLKLAQWMDGYVSNSNFGSCIFVNTALIDMYAKCGSVESARMVFDRNSDKDVVMWSAMIMGYGLHGQGWEAIDLYYAMKQTSVFPNDVTFIGLLTACNHSGLVKEGWELFHSMKDFEIEPRNEHYSCVVDLLGRAGYLGQACAFIMKMPIEPGVSVWGALLSACKIHRCVTLGEYAAKKLFSLDPNNTGHYVQLSNLYASSRLWDRVAHIRVLMREKGLNKDLGYSVIEINGKLQAFHVGDKSHPMANEIFNELQILDRKLKEIGFVPHTESVLHDLNYEEKEENLSFHSERIAVAYGLISTAPGTTLRITKNLRACVNCHSAIKLISKLVEREIIVRDANRFHHFKDGLCSCRDYW
- the LOC137824491 gene encoding WUSCHEL-related homeobox 8-like; this encodes MVNVMEWQKQRWQPNGNAEMMYVKVMTDEQLETLRKQIAVYATICEQLVEMHKTISSHQDLAGIRLGSMYCDPLLGSGGHKIASRQRWTPTAMQLQILERIFDQGTGTPSKEKIKDITAELSQHGQISETNVYNWFQNRRARSKRKQQNVASGVNAESEVETEVDSKDKKTKPDDFWSQHSVSAGPSDSLGFQNHDDLQYLNENPESNKPDSVFPSDGSLRSTRNFNHVPVFDGLLSNPGNGYLTGKMEATENYDLYQPSDDFDMAG